Below is a window of Comamonadaceae bacterium M7527 DNA.
CATCATCTTGGGCCTGTTCAGGCCATTGGGGTCGCCCTCAGCGTACAGGCAGTCAAAGCTGTCTTTGAGGTACTGAAAAAACGGGTCGCCGTGCGAGAAGCCTTGCGGCAGCGCAAAGCGCATGTCGTTGGCGTCTAAGGTGTAGGGCACGATCAGCTGGTGGGCTGTGCCGCCGTCTGTTTTGCCTACCTTCATCCAAAATGGCAAGTCGTCGCCGTAATAGTCAGAGTCGTATTCGAAGCCGCCAAAGTCTGCCACCAGTTGGTGGGTGTTGGGGCTGTCGCGTCCGGTGTACCAGCCGACTGGGCGGGTGCCCATGAGCTGAGTCATGATGTCCATGGCGCGCTGCATGTCGTCGCGTTCCTGCTCGATGGGTGTGTGTTGGTAGTGAATCCACTTCAGGCCATGGCAGGCTATTTCGTGGCCCAGGTCCTGGAACACTTTGACCATGTCGGGGTTGCGCTGCAGCGCAGTGGCTACACCAAACACGGTAAGCGGCATGTTGTGCTGCTCAAAGGCGCGCAGCAAGCGCCACACGCCTGCTCTTGAGCCGTATTCGTAAATGCCGTCCATGCTCATGTGGCGGTCTGGGTAGCTGGCAGGGCTGAACAACTCAGACAAAAACTGCTCAGAGCCTGCATCGCCGTGCAGCACATGATTCTCGCCACCTTCTTCAAAGTTGAGCACAAACTGCACGGCAATGCGCGCCTGCTGTGGCCATTGGGCGTGGGGCACGTTTTGGCCGTAGCCCATCAGGTCGCGTGGGTAGGGTTGGGTGGCGTCGTACAAGGTCATGGTGTTTGTGTTTGTGGTGTGGTTGTTGGCTGCGCTTTAGCGAAGCGCCTCACGTATGTCTGCAGTGGGTTGACGTTTGTTAAAGGTCAGGCTTTTTTCAACGCTGTCCAGGTGCTGGGCCATCAGGCGCACGGCTTCTTCCTCGTCTTTGGCCTGTATGGCTGCAACCAAGTGGTCGTGTTCTTCGCTGGAGCATTCGGCGGCTCTGGCGGATTGGTACATCAGGGTAATGAGCGCGCAGCGGGAAATAAGGTCGCCTAGCATTTCGGCCAGCACGTCGTTGCCGGTGAGTTCAGCCATGCGCACATGGAAGTCTCCCAGCAGTTCTGTGCGGCTAGCCGCGTCATTGTTGTGCAGTGCCTCGTGCTCTTTAGCCAGATGCGCTTGCAATGCTTTGATTTTTGCCGGCGTGGCGTTGCGTGTGAATTGGCGTGTGAGCTCAAGCTCAAGCATGCGGCGCACCGCAAATACTTGTTTGGCTTCTTCTACCGATGGGGCAGCTACAAATGCGCCGCGCGAGGGCTCCATGCGAACCAAGCGGTTCTGGCTGAGTTGAAACAAGGCTTGACGCACCAGGGTGCGCGACACGCCAAAATGATCGGCCAACTTTTGCTCGGCCAGTTTGGCGCCGGGCTGCAGTCTGTGCTCGACAATCGCCTTGGACAGCGATTGCACAATCATTGCGGTAGACGATGTGTCTATGGTTGGGGTGTTCATGTGTTGATAATACCGGATTGGGTAAAAATTGTATACAAGTTATGATGTCTTCAGTACACCATGCCGCGCGTGTGGTGTGGGCTTATAGTGCTGCAAAAGTGCACTAAAGTAAATGGCGTCGGTTTTGCATCTATTGAAATTGGAGACAAAAATGGGATTGAGTACACACGTTTTAGACACTATGAATGGCTGTCCAGCCGCGGGTATGTTTGTCTCTTTGTATACAACTGAGGACGATAACGCGACCTTGCTGAAGTCGTTTCAGCTCAACGACGATGGGCGCAACGCAGACGGCTTGCTCATTGGGCACGACAGTCTGACTGTGGGTACTTACCGTTTGGTGTTTGACGTGGCAGGCTACTTTGCCGCCAAGGGGGCAGCTTTACCCGAGCCCAATTTCTTAAACCGTGTGGCATTGGACTTTGGTGTTGCCAAGCCAGCTGAGCACTACCACGTGCCTTTGTTGGTAAGCCCTTGGAGCTACTCCACTTACCGCGGCAGTTAAACGCTGCCGCTGCAGTTTGCGCGGCGCGTTGCGCAAACTGCCAAGGACTACTTGCTGCGCTGGCCTTCGGTTAGCGTGTCGAGCTGAAACAGGCCGGACTTGTCGTAAAGCCAAACGTCTGTGTAGATGACGCCTGGCATGCGTATCGGTGCAGGGTAGGGGGCGGCGGCACGCACCACGCCTTCTATGTCGGCCATGACCTCAGGCAGGTGGGTGGGGCCGCGCGCCCATCGAATGGCAGCAATATCGCCCATGGTGTCAATGTCGACTTCCAGGACTGCCACGGCCATCAGCAGTGGCGGCATTTTGCCTTTGTAAATCCGCGCCGTGTTCTGTTTGTAAATGTGATTGGCTGCGTCGCGCCTGTAAGCCTTGGGCGTCATGGCGTCAGACACGATGTCAGGCTGGCGCACTTGGACAGGCGGCGGTGGCGGTGGGGCGGGCTCAGGTTTTTTGGGTGGCGCGCAGCCACCAAGCAGCAACGCTGCTGCGCACAACCACATGATGGCCAGCACAGGGCGACATGCGGCAGGCGCTTGGGCCTTTGACTGATTCAGTCGCATTCATAGTCCTCGTATAGGCGATGCTTGCGTTGGCGCATTGGGATCGCGGGGCCAACGGGAATTGCTTGGGCACAAGGCTAAACGACAACAAGGGCAAATATGGGGCGGGTGTGTGCAAACTAGGGTTATTCCTTAACTAAAGCGTTAGTTCAACGATTTGGGGTGAGTTTTAAAGTAGTCTTTTGCTGCGATAAGTGGCGCAGCATGCAGTAGCATCTGGCCTTGCCAGTTAAAATTCCGCTTCAACTCGCACCATCTCATGCAAGCCAAAAAGCCAGCACCCAGTGCCTCGGTCATGCGCTTATGTATCGCGGGCGTAGCCAACCATTTACACACAACACTCACCAGCCCATGACCCAAGTCACCAATACCGTTCGCTTCGTTTTAGACGGTGCGATTGTTGAAGCCCAAGGCGTTCGTCGAACCACCACAGTATTGGATTATTTGCGCGAGGACATGCAGCGCACTGGCACCAAAGAGGGTTGTGCAGAGGGGGACTGCGGCGCGTGCGTGATCATGGTGGGCGAGCTCAACGCGGCTGGTACTGGCGTGGACTATGTGCCAGTGAACAGCTGCATACAGCTGTTGCCAGCGCTTGACGGCAAGTCTGTCAAAACGGTTGAAAGTCTCAAGAAAGCCGACGGCACGCTGCACCCCATACAAAAAGCCATGGTGGACTGCCATGGCTCTCAGTGTGGCTTTTGCACGCCAGGCATCGTGATGAGTCTGACCAATATGGTGCAAACCAATACAAAACCCACACGCGGCGAGGTGAACGACGCGCTAAGCGGTAACTTGTGCCGATGCACGGGCTACATCCCGATTGTTGATGCCACTTTAAAGGCGTGCGAAGCACCTGCTGCCGAGTTGAAAGTTGACGACAAAGCAGACGTGGCCTTGCTAAAAGATATTGCCCGACCTGCACACCCCACTATCAGCCTGGACGGCGACATCATCGTGCAGCCGGTGGTGCGCACGCGCAAAGGCAGTGAGTTTGTCTCGCCCGCCACACTTGAAGAAGTGGCGGCTTATCTGACTGAGTTCCCAGACACCACACTGTTGGCTGGTAGCACCGAGGTGGGCCTGCAAGTGAACAAACAGTTTGCACGCCCAAAGCACATTTGCTATTTGGGCAATGTGAAAGAGCTGCAAGCCGTTACTGAAACCGACAAGGCGTGGACCTTGGGTGCGGCAGTTTCATTGGCGCGCATTGAGGTGTTGGTGGCGCAAGCCTACCCGGACTTTGCCGAGGTGCTGCGGCGTTTTGGCTCGCCGCCGATTCGCTCTACCGCCACCCTGGCCGGCAACATCGTGAACGGCTCACCCATTGGTGACTCCATGCCTTGCCTGATGGCCATGGGCGCTGAGTTGGTGTTGCGCAAAGGCAAGACCACTCGCCTGGTGGCGCTTGATGCGTTTTACACAGGCATGAAGCAAAACGTCATGCAAGCGGGGGAGTTTGTGCAAGCCATTGTGTTGCCCAAGCCTGTTGCAGGCCAGGTCAACCGTGCCCACAAAATCAGCAAGCGTTTTGAGCAAGACATATCAGCCACTTGTTGCGCTGTGTCGTTCAACTTAACAGGCGAGGTGATGAGCAACGTGCGCGTGGCTTACAACGGTTTGGCGCCATCGCCTTGTCGTGCTCCCGCCATTGAGGCGTTGCTCGAAGGCAAAACCTGCGAGCAAGTGACGGCCGCGGCTATTGATCAAGCCATTGCCAACAGCTTTGTGGCCAGAGACGGCCTGCGTGCAACCTGGGCATACCGCTCGCTGGTGGCGCGCAACTTGGTGTTGCAGTTTGTTGAAGAAGCAGCCAATGCTGCGCAGGAGGCTTAAGTTATGAATGCACCTACACCTATCCAAGCGTTGGCAACAGCTGCCAAGGCGGCAGAGCAAGGCCAAGACGTTATTCACGAGTCCGCACACCTGCATGTGACCGGCGAGGCGGCTTATACAGACGATATTCCAGAGGCGCGCGGCACGTTGTACGCGGCCATCATCAAGTCGCCAGTGGCGCACGGCGAGCTGGTGGGCGAGGGCATAGACCGCGAGGCCATTTTGGCTATGCACGGCGTGGTGGCGGTTTATACCGCCAAAGACATTCCGGGCGAAAACAATTGCGGCCCCATCATCCATGACGACCCGTTTTTAGCCAGTGGCACGGTGCAGTTTGTTGGCCAAGCGGTGGCTGTGGTGGTGGCGCGTGACATGTTGTATGCACGAGAGGCGGCGCACAACGCCAAGGTGGCTGTCAAGGCCTTGCCAGCCATACTCACGATTGAAGAGGCCATGGCTGCGCAGCAATTTGTAATGCCCGCTAAAGGCATTACACGCGGCACACCCAAAGAGGCGATTGCCAACGCACCGCACAAACTCAGCGGTGTAACAGAATGTGGCCAGCAAGAGCAGTTTTATTTAGAGGGTCAAATCTCTTACGCCGTACCGCGTGAAGACGGCCAGCTGACGTTGTATGTGTCTACGCAACACCCAGATGGCAATCAGCGCGAAGCTGCAGCAGCGCTTAATTTGTCAACAAACGATGTGGAAGTGATTTGTCGTCGCATGGGCGGCGCGTTTGGTGGCAAAGAGGGCAATGCCAGCATCTTCTCGCAAAGCGCAGCCCTGGCTGCGCACAAGCTCAAGCGCCCAGTCAAGTTGCGCGTGAACCGCGACGACGACATGATGATCACCGGCAAGCGCCATGACTTCCGTCTGAAGTACGAAATTGGCTTTGACGACGACGGCAAAATATTGGGTGCCGACTTTGAGCTGGCCTCACGCTGCGGTTACAGCTGTGACTTCTCTGGCCCGGTGAACGACCGCGCCGTATTGCACATAGACAACTGCTATTACCTGCCCAACCTGCACATCATCAGCCACCGCTGCAAAACCAACACGCAAAGTGCAACCGCTTTCCGTGGTTTTGGTGGCCCGCAAGGCATGTTTGGTATCGAGACTGTGGTTGAGGAAATTGCCACCACGTTGGGCAAAGACCCACTTGATGTGCGTTTGGCCAATTTGTACCGCGACCCCAAAGACTCAGGTGATGCCAACAGCATGACCACGCAATACGGCCAACAAATTGAAGACTTTGTGGCCGACAAGGTCATGGCGCAGTTGGTGGACAACAGCAACTACCGGGCACGCCGCACCGAAGTGGCCGCCTTTAATGCGGCCAACCCATACCGCAAGCGCGGTTTGTCGCTGGTGCCATTGAAGTTCGGTATTTCGTTTACCGCCACCATGCTCAACCAAGGTGGTGCATTGGTCAACATTTACATGGACGGTTCGGTATCGGTTAACCATGGCGGTACCGAAATGGGCCAGGGTCTCAATACCAAAATGGCGCAGGTTGCAGCCGATTGCCTGGGGGCAGCCATTGAGCGTGTTCGTGTAACAGCTACCGATACCCAAAAAGTGCCTAACGCTTCAGCGACTGCGGCGTCTAGCGGTGCCGACATCAACGGCGCGGCCATTGCCAACGCCTGTGAGCCGCTTTACACGCGCTTGTGCGCTGTGGCCTCTCGTATGCTGGGCTGCGAAGCGTCGCAGGTGAAGCTGGCTGGTGGCGTGGCCAGCTTTGGCGATAAGGCTGTGGCCTGGAACGACGTGACCAAGCAGGCATGGCTTGACCGCGTGAGCTTGAGCGCCAATGGCTTTTACATGACACCAGACATTGCCTACGACTTCACCACGCTGCAAGGCAAGGCTTTTTACTACTACTGCTATGGCGCTGCTGTCACTGAAACCGAAATTGACACCCGCACAGGCGAGTGGTGGCTCAAGGGTGTAGACATCGTGCATGACGTGGGCCAGAGCATTAACCCAGCCATTGACAAGGGCCAGATTGAAGGCGCTTACGTGCAAGGTATGGGTTGGCTCACCATGGAACAAATCATCTGGGACAACAAAGGCAAGCTGCTAACGCATGGGCCCAGCACTTACAAAATCCCGGTGGCTGGCGACATACCCGAGCATTTCAACGTGGCCTTGTTTGCCAATAAAAACGTGAAGCCCACACCGTTTCGCTCAAAAGCGGTGGGTGAGCCACCGCTGATGTTGGCTTTGTCTGCTTACTTCTCGTTGCGTGACGCCGTGGGTGCTGTGGCACCTGGCAAGGTGGTGCACATGAATGCCCCAGCCACGCCGGAGTGTGTGCTGATGGCATGTGAGTCTTTGCGCGCCTAAACCTTGAGCAGTGACGTCCAACAACTGCGCCTGGCATTGCAGGCGCAGCCGGTGGTGCTGGTGCGCGTGCACAGCGCCAAGGGCTCTGTGCCGCGCAGCACAGGCACCTGGATGGCTGTGTGCGGTGACACCATCATCGCCACCATTGGTGGTGGCCATTTGGAGTGGCAAGCCATTGCACATGCCAAGGCGCTGGCAGCCCGAGCGCTTGCAGCCCAGGCGCCAGCTGTGCCAGTTGTTGATGAGGTGATGCATTTCAAGTTGGGCCCAAGCCTTGGCCAGTGTTGCGGCGGTGCGTTGGACTTGCGCTTTGAGTATCTGGCGCCGGGCGCACATGACGGTTTGTTAAGAAGCTTGCAGCCCAGCTACCAAACCGTGGCGTTGTTTGGCGGTGGCCATGTTGGCCACGCCATTGAGCGCGCCTTGCGCCCGCTGCCGTTTGACTTGATGTGGATAGACAGCCGCGACCAGGTGTTTCCCACGCAGGTTGGCGAGGGCGTGGTGCTGGAACACTCCAACCCTGTACAAGCCGCCGTGGCTGATGTGCCGGCCAATGCCTTGGTACTCATCATGAGCTTTAGCCACGCGGAGGACTTGGACGTGGTGGTGCAATGCCTTGGCCGCCAGCGTGTGCAGGCCGACTTGCCGTTTGTGGGCTTGATTGGCAGTAAAACCAAATGGGCCACTTTTCAGAACCGCTTGCGTGAGCGCGGTTTTGGTGAGGCAGAAATTGCACATGTCACCTGCCCCATTGGCGTGTCTGACGTTGTAGGCAAAGAGCCCGCAGTGATCGCGGCGGCCGTGGTGGCGCAATTGTTGCAGCATCGCGTTGAGTGATGTGCTGCCGCATTTTTAGCCACGTTTGAACGCCTCTTTTAAGGCGAAGCGGCGCTGCGTATTGTCGGGTGCTTTGGTGTTCTGTGGCGTTAGGTACTGCGCTGTTGTCCCAAACGGCGGTACAGAGTGGCGCGGCTGATGCCCAGTTGTTTTGCGGCCATCGCAACATTGCCTTTTGCGTCGTCTATGGCTTTGCGTATGACTGCTGACTCAATATCGCGCAGCGACGCATGTGTGCTGGCCGTTGTGGGTGTGAGTTGGTGGCTGTCGTGCCCTGTTCGGCTGCTGGATACGCTCAAGCGCAAACCGCCCCAGGTGGGCACGGTTTCTATCAGGTTGCCGGCGCTGTGGCTGGCCAAGTCAAATAGCCACTCATAAGGCGTTGCAAATACCTCGCTGGCGTGCAGTGTGCGTGTTTGTGTCTGCTGGCCCAGCATGTTGCGCGCCGCGACATTGGCGCCGGTTATCCAGCCCTCTTGATCCAGGCACACCAAGCCGTCGCTGTCCTGTCCCGTGCGCTGACCTGGCCAGTTCAGTCGCACCAACAGTTGGTGTGCGCGTTGCAAGGTGAGTGAGTTCTCGATGCGTTGCGCCGAGTGGGTTATCAAATGGCGCAATGCCATGTGCTCTGGCGTGTCTATGCCGGTGATGTCCAGCATGCCTACACAGTTGCCGTCAGGACCAACAAGAGGTGCCCCGGCGCAGCTGTACATGTGTGTGCAGTCAAAAAAATGTTCACTTTGATGCAGCCATACAGGTTGCTGCTCACGCAAAGCGCCCCCAATGGCTGTGGTGCCTACTGCACGCTCTGACAAGTCCACACCGATACGCGCTATGTCCTTGGCGCGTTTGTCGTGGCGAATGCTGGGGCCGTTGACGTCTACCACCACACCGGCAGCGTTGGTGAGTATGGCGAAGTAGCGGGTGTCAGCAACGGCGTCTAACAGTTGCTCAATAACGGGTTGCGCGGCCAATACCAGGTCGCGACTGGCTTCGCTGATGGCTTTGGCCTGCTGCGTGGCCACAGGGTTGAAGCTGACAGCGTCTTGAGGGCGCTGTCCACTGACCAGGCAGCGCTGCCAAGACTCAACCAACCAGGGCGATACGTGAGACACGGACGTCGCCTGGCCGTCCATGACTTGGCTGCGTGCTTTGGCGACCAGTTGTTCTCGACCGCTCACGGATGGCGCAGCCGTTGAACTAGAGCTTGTTTGATGTGGCACAGCAAATAAGGGTTATCACGAGCTTGGTCCAGGTGGTGTGTCTCAACTTGAGAATTTCCGCGTGGCGTTGCTTCTGAATTCGGGTTATCCCTAGCGGCCTTGTGGGCCCAGTCGTCCAATCATAGTCATTAGACGTTTTTGTGAAGTCTAACGATAACCAACTGGAGACCATTGACCATGCTAGTGCAACTCACCGTTAACGGCAAGCCCATGCAAGCCGACGTGGCCAACAACACATTGCTTGTGCAGATGCTGCGTGAAAACTTGCATCTCACAGGCACACACGTGGGCTGCGACACCTCGCAGTGCGGCGCGTGCACCGTCATCATGAACGGCGATGCCGTGAAGTCTTGTAGCGTATTGGCGGCATCTGCCAATGGCTCTGAAGTCAAGACCATTGAGGGCATGGCCCAAGCCGACGGCACCTTGCACCCCATGCAAGCTGCGTTTAAAGAGTGTCACGGCTTGCAGTGCGGCTACTGCACACCAGGCATGGTGATGAGTGCGGTGGACTTGGTGGCCAAAAACCCCAAAGCCAGCGAAGCTGAGATACGCG
It encodes the following:
- the puuE gene encoding allantoinase PuuE, which produces MTLYDATQPYPRDLMGYGQNVPHAQWPQQARIAVQFVLNFEEGGENHVLHGDAGSEQFLSELFSPASYPDRHMSMDGIYEYGSRAGVWRLLRAFEQHNMPLTVFGVATALQRNPDMVKVFQDLGHEIACHGLKWIHYQHTPIEQERDDMQRAMDIMTQLMGTRPVGWYTGRDSPNTHQLVADFGGFEYDSDYYGDDLPFWMKVGKTDGGTAHQLIVPYTLDANDMRFALPQGFSHGDPFFQYLKDSFDCLYAEGDPNGLNRPKMMSVGMHCRLLGRPGRFMAIKKFIEYVASHDHVWVATRQDIARHWRATHPCPA
- the uraH gene encoding hydroxyisourate hydrolase; the encoded protein is MGLSTHVLDTMNGCPAAGMFVSLYTTEDDNATLLKSFQLNDDGRNADGLLIGHDSLTVGTYRLVFDVAGYFAAKGAALPEPNFLNRVALDFGVAKPAEHYHVPLLVSPWSYSTYRGS
- a CDS encoding (2Fe-2S)-binding protein, with protein sequence MLVQLTVNGKPMQADVANNTLLVQMLRENLHLTGTHVGCDTSQCGACTVIMNGDAVKSCSVLAASANGSEVKTIEGMAQADGTLHPMQAAFKECHGLQCGYCTPGMVMSAVDLVAKNPKASEAEIRESLEGNMCRCTGYQNIVRAVQTGRDAMVG
- the xdhC gene encoding xanthine dehydrogenase accessory protein XdhC, translated to MSSDVQQLRLALQAQPVVLVRVHSAKGSVPRSTGTWMAVCGDTIIATIGGGHLEWQAIAHAKALAARALAAQAPAVPVVDEVMHFKLGPSLGQCCGGALDLRFEYLAPGAHDGLLRSLQPSYQTVALFGGGHVGHAIERALRPLPFDLMWIDSRDQVFPTQVGEGVVLEHSNPVQAAVADVPANALVLIMSFSHAEDLDVVVQCLGRQRVQADLPFVGLIGSKTKWATFQNRLRERGFGEAEIAHVTCPIGVSDVVGKEPAVIAAAVVAQLLQHRVE
- the xdhA gene encoding xanthine dehydrogenase small subunit, which codes for MTQVTNTVRFVLDGAIVEAQGVRRTTTVLDYLREDMQRTGTKEGCAEGDCGACVIMVGELNAAGTGVDYVPVNSCIQLLPALDGKSVKTVESLKKADGTLHPIQKAMVDCHGSQCGFCTPGIVMSLTNMVQTNTKPTRGEVNDALSGNLCRCTGYIPIVDATLKACEAPAAELKVDDKADVALLKDIARPAHPTISLDGDIIVQPVVRTRKGSEFVSPATLEEVAAYLTEFPDTTLLAGSTEVGLQVNKQFARPKHICYLGNVKELQAVTETDKAWTLGAAVSLARIEVLVAQAYPDFAEVLRRFGSPPIRSTATLAGNIVNGSPIGDSMPCLMAMGAELVLRKGKTTRLVALDAFYTGMKQNVMQAGEFVQAIVLPKPVAGQVNRAHKISKRFEQDISATCCAVSFNLTGEVMSNVRVAYNGLAPSPCRAPAIEALLEGKTCEQVTAAAIDQAIANSFVARDGLRATWAYRSLVARNLVLQFVEEAANAAQEA
- a CDS encoding GntR family transcriptional regulator produces the protein MNTPTIDTSSTAMIVQSLSKAIVEHRLQPGAKLAEQKLADHFGVSRTLVRQALFQLSQNRLVRMEPSRGAFVAAPSVEEAKQVFAVRRMLELELTRQFTRNATPAKIKALQAHLAKEHEALHNNDAASRTELLGDFHVRMAELTGNDVLAEMLGDLISRCALITLMYQSARAAECSSEEHDHLVAAIQAKDEEEAVRLMAQHLDSVEKSLTFNKRQPTADIREALR
- a CDS encoding histidine kinase, translated to MSGREQLVAKARSQVMDGQATSVSHVSPWLVESWQRCLVSGQRPQDAVSFNPVATQQAKAISEASRDLVLAAQPVIEQLLDAVADTRYFAILTNAAGVVVDVNGPSIRHDKRAKDIARIGVDLSERAVGTTAIGGALREQQPVWLHQSEHFFDCTHMYSCAGAPLVGPDGNCVGMLDITGIDTPEHMALRHLITHSAQRIENSLTLQRAHQLLVRLNWPGQRTGQDSDGLVCLDQEGWITGANVAARNMLGQQTQTRTLHASEVFATPYEWLFDLASHSAGNLIETVPTWGGLRLSVSSSRTGHDSHQLTPTTASTHASLRDIESAVIRKAIDDAKGNVAMAAKQLGISRATLYRRLGQQRST
- the xdhB gene encoding xanthine dehydrogenase molybdopterin binding subunit, which translates into the protein MNAPTPIQALATAAKAAEQGQDVIHESAHLHVTGEAAYTDDIPEARGTLYAAIIKSPVAHGELVGEGIDREAILAMHGVVAVYTAKDIPGENNCGPIIHDDPFLASGTVQFVGQAVAVVVARDMLYAREAAHNAKVAVKALPAILTIEEAMAAQQFVMPAKGITRGTPKEAIANAPHKLSGVTECGQQEQFYLEGQISYAVPREDGQLTLYVSTQHPDGNQREAAAALNLSTNDVEVICRRMGGAFGGKEGNASIFSQSAALAAHKLKRPVKLRVNRDDDMMITGKRHDFRLKYEIGFDDDGKILGADFELASRCGYSCDFSGPVNDRAVLHIDNCYYLPNLHIISHRCKTNTQSATAFRGFGGPQGMFGIETVVEEIATTLGKDPLDVRLANLYRDPKDSGDANSMTTQYGQQIEDFVADKVMAQLVDNSNYRARRTEVAAFNAANPYRKRGLSLVPLKFGISFTATMLNQGGALVNIYMDGSVSVNHGGTEMGQGLNTKMAQVAADCLGAAIERVRVTATDTQKVPNASATAASSGADINGAAIANACEPLYTRLCAVASRMLGCEASQVKLAGGVASFGDKAVAWNDVTKQAWLDRVSLSANGFYMTPDIAYDFTTLQGKAFYYYCYGAAVTETEIDTRTGEWWLKGVDIVHDVGQSINPAIDKGQIEGAYVQGMGWLTMEQIIWDNKGKLLTHGPSTYKIPVAGDIPEHFNVALFANKNVKPTPFRSKAVGEPPLMLALSAYFSLRDAVGAVAPGKVVHMNAPATPECVLMACESLRA